A single genomic interval of Peribacillus sp. FSL H8-0477 harbors:
- a CDS encoding ABC transporter ATP-binding protein, translated as MSFLTIDHVSHSYFSKEHATSALSDVNLTMEEGEFISFLGPSGCGKTTLLSIIAGLFPPTIGKVLIEGQSNHNRSIGYMLQQDYLFPWKTISENITLGLKLLKHESEDAKIKALELLESVGLTGVENQYPRQLSGGMRQRAALARTLAVDPKILLLDEPFSALDYQTKLRLEDLVSITLKSFGKTAVLVTHDIGESIAMSDKIYLFASNPGRIHTTFDVPEELRSLTPFEVRNHHAYNALFQTIWKELENLEDNI; from the coding sequence ATGAGTTTTTTAACGATTGATCATGTAAGTCATAGCTATTTTTCAAAAGAACATGCAACATCTGCACTATCAGACGTAAATCTTACGATGGAGGAAGGGGAGTTTATCTCATTCCTCGGTCCCAGCGGATGTGGTAAAACAACGCTGCTTTCTATTATTGCCGGTCTATTTCCCCCTACGATTGGGAAGGTACTAATTGAGGGACAATCCAATCACAATCGTTCCATTGGCTATATGCTGCAGCAGGATTATCTTTTTCCTTGGAAAACAATCAGCGAAAATATCACTCTTGGTTTAAAGCTATTAAAGCATGAGAGTGAGGACGCAAAGATAAAAGCACTCGAGTTACTCGAAAGCGTTGGATTAACCGGGGTAGAAAATCAATACCCTCGTCAACTTTCAGGCGGTATGCGTCAGCGGGCAGCTCTAGCGCGGACTCTTGCGGTTGATCCAAAAATTCTTTTACTTGATGAGCCTTTTTCTGCACTCGACTACCAGACGAAACTCCGTCTTGAAGATTTAGTATCCATTACCTTAAAGTCATTTGGTAAAACAGCTGTTCTCGTTACCCATGATATTGGTGAATCCATTGCTATGAGCGATAAAATCTATTTATTTGCCTCTAACCCAGGCAGAATCCATACAACATTTGACGTTCCTGAAGAACTTCGATCGCTTACACCCTTTGAAGTTCGAAACCATCATGCTTATAATGCTTTATTCCAAACTATTTGGAAGGAGCTCGAAAATCTTGAAGACAACATCTGA
- a CDS encoding ABC transporter permease has translation MKTTSDIHDLHNQYKADLKSEKRRVRIYQLLIFIIFFGGWEIASRLEWVDPLIFSSPSKIWSLFTVKFFDGTLINHVSITLFETVLGFILGTLLGTLLAAILWWSPFLSKVLDPYLVILNAMPKVALGPILIVALGPGFTSIISMGAIISVIITTIVVYTSFREVDPNYLKVLQTFGATRFQSFKEAILPASFPTIISTLKVNVGLSWVGVIVGEFLVSSRGLGYLIIYGFQVFNFTLVLLALMIIAVCATIMYQLVAWLERKLIKHG, from the coding sequence TTGAAGACAACATCTGATATACACGATCTGCATAATCAATATAAAGCTGATTTAAAGAGTGAGAAAAGACGTGTTCGAATATACCAGCTGTTGATCTTCATCATTTTTTTCGGCGGTTGGGAGATTGCGTCTCGATTAGAATGGGTTGATCCGCTCATATTCAGCTCACCTTCTAAAATCTGGAGTCTGTTTACTGTTAAATTTTTCGATGGCACTCTAATCAATCATGTGAGTATCACCTTATTTGAAACAGTCCTAGGGTTCATTTTAGGTACCCTGCTTGGTACCTTACTAGCCGCTATCCTTTGGTGGTCACCTTTTCTCTCAAAGGTGCTTGACCCCTATTTAGTCATTTTAAATGCCATGCCTAAAGTGGCACTTGGCCCTATTTTAATTGTAGCTCTCGGCCCTGGTTTCACCTCTATTATCTCAATGGGAGCCATTATTTCAGTCATTATTACCACCATTGTTGTGTATACGTCATTTAGAGAAGTGGATCCAAACTACTTAAAGGTCCTTCAAACATTCGGTGCTACTCGTTTCCAATCCTTTAAGGAGGCGATCCTTCCAGCCTCCTTTCCAACCATTATTTCTACATTAAAAGTTAATGTAGGGCTTTCTTGGGTTGGTGTAATTGTTGGTGAATTCCTCGTATCCTCAAGAGGACTTGGGTATCTTATTATCTATGGGTTTCAAGTGTTTAACTTCACGCTTGTCCTTTTGGCACTGATGATTATTGCTGTTTGTGCAACCATAATGTATCAGCTGGTTGCTTGGCTTGAGCGTAAACTAATAAAACATGGATAA
- the ytkD gene encoding RNA deprotection pyrophosphohydrolase, with translation MQNFVDANGYQVEFSESEEFGEAWHVLVLSHLNNHWVLTQHKKRGLEFPGGKREAGESIEDAAIREVYEEIGGIVNELLLLGQYRVNDPTKPFVKSIYYAELEKLEPKSDYLETAGPVLIEKLPADIKTDPRYSFIMKDEIIALSLTQLKKKGTIVEL, from the coding sequence ATGCAAAATTTTGTAGATGCAAACGGTTATCAAGTTGAGTTTTCCGAAAGTGAAGAGTTTGGCGAGGCTTGGCATGTTCTCGTGTTAAGCCATTTGAATAATCACTGGGTATTAACGCAGCATAAAAAAAGAGGACTGGAGTTCCCAGGGGGGAAAAGAGAAGCGGGAGAATCGATTGAGGATGCAGCTATCAGAGAAGTATATGAAGAAATTGGCGGTATTGTAAACGAATTACTGCTGCTTGGTCAGTACCGCGTTAACGATCCAACTAAACCCTTTGTGAAATCGATTTATTACGCCGAATTAGAGAAGCTGGAACCAAAGAGTGATTATTTAGAAACAGCAGGACCTGTTTTGATTGAGAAATTGCCTGCAGACATTAAAACTGATCCTCGTTACAGTTTTATTATGAAGGATGAAATTATCGCACTTAGTCTTACTCAACTTAAAAAAAAGGGAACCATCGTGGAGCTTTAA
- a CDS encoding hydrolase: protein MGENRKEYYIDLPSHQISRNGEFSPWTFKIEASEEDMIRLREYFDLEHEADVDSFYRAHVPYIQYHYDRPNDHYDQNLQKVYELIYELGDSETKQFIESTGVLKENPINDET from the coding sequence GTGGGTGAAAATCGCAAGGAATATTATATAGATTTACCATCCCACCAGATATCACGGAACGGTGAGTTTTCACCATGGACATTTAAAATTGAAGCGTCTGAGGAGGACATGATTAGGCTGCGTGAATATTTTGATTTAGAACACGAAGCTGATGTGGATTCTTTTTATAGAGCGCATGTACCATATATTCAGTATCATTATGATCGCCCTAATGATCACTATGATCAAAATTTGCAAAAGGTGTATGAACTTATTTATGAACTTGGCGATAGTGAAACGAAGCAATTTATTGAAAGTACTGGTGTGCTGAAAGAAAATCCAATAAACGATGAGACTTAA
- a CDS encoding DUF6154 family protein, with protein MKLIEELYNLYRNKLTGDEEDIDMLAFAVLEQLNREEILELLQEMDDQELNNLLGIYIIESLKGKFTQDSMDEVKPSSFHQRNIH; from the coding sequence ATGAAATTAATTGAGGAGTTATATAATTTATACCGTAATAAACTCACCGGTGATGAAGAAGATATCGATATGCTTGCATTTGCTGTTTTAGAACAGCTGAATCGTGAGGAAATTCTTGAATTACTACAAGAAATGGATGATCAAGAATTAAACAATTTATTAGGTATCTATATCATTGAGTCGCTAAAAGGAAAATTCACACAAGATAGTATGGATGAAGTTAAGCCGTCTTCTTTTCACCAGCGGAATATTCATTAA
- a CDS encoding Dps family protein, which yields MSGNLVQYKKGEDGSADKLVELVNKEIANFNVLYTKLHNYHWNVNGPHFFSLHVKLEELYNEVTLNMDELAERLLALGAKPVATIKEYMELTTIKEATGSEKTETMVKNIISDFETLSDEFAEIISIAEENSDEVTGDMLVGMKKSLNKHTWMLRAYLGK from the coding sequence ATGAGTGGAAATTTAGTACAATATAAAAAAGGTGAAGATGGATCGGCAGACAAATTAGTTGAATTAGTCAATAAGGAAATTGCAAACTTTAATGTACTTTACACCAAATTGCATAACTATCATTGGAATGTTAATGGTCCGCATTTCTTTTCTCTGCATGTGAAGTTAGAAGAACTGTATAACGAAGTGACCTTAAATATGGATGAGCTGGCCGAAAGACTTCTCGCATTGGGTGCAAAACCTGTGGCAACCATTAAAGAATATATGGAATTAACCACAATAAAAGAAGCTACTGGCAGTGAAAAAACAGAGACAATGGTGAAAAATATCATTAGTGATTTCGAAACTTTATCAGATGAATTCGCTGAAATTATTTCCATTGCAGAAGAAAATAGCGATGAAGTAACAGGAGATATGTTAGTGGGTATGAAAAAATCCCTAAACAAACACACTTGGATGCTTCGTGCGTATCTAGGTAAATAA
- the ytzI gene encoding YtzI protein, which yields MTAVLIISILIIFVVLFLAIMTINKGYNFKHTIDPLDKEDLEDHTKK from the coding sequence TTGACAGCTGTTTTAATTATTTCAATTCTAATTATTTTTGTTGTTTTATTTTTAGCTATTATGACAATAAATAAAGGGTATAACTTTAAGCATACGATTGATCCACTGGATAAAGAAGATCTAGAAGACCACACGAAAAAATAA
- a CDS encoding S-ribosylhomocysteine lyase, with amino-acid sequence MPSVESFELDHDAVKAPYVRHCGVHKVGSDGLVNKFDIRFCQPNKQAMKPDTIHTLEHLLAFNIRKHSEKYDHFDIIDISPMGCQTGYYLVVSGEPTVTEIIDVLEDTFKDAVQITEIPAANEKQCGQAKLHDLEGAKKLINFWLKQSKEDLHQVFA; translated from the coding sequence ATGCCTTCAGTTGAAAGCTTTGAATTAGATCACGATGCCGTTAAAGCCCCGTATGTTAGACACTGCGGAGTGCATAAAGTAGGGTCAGACGGATTGGTTAATAAATTTGATATCCGTTTCTGTCAGCCAAATAAACAAGCAATGAAGCCTGATACGATTCATACATTAGAGCATCTTCTTGCATTTAATATCCGTAAGCACTCGGAAAAATATGATCATTTTGATATTATTGATATCTCACCAATGGGTTGTCAAACTGGTTATTACTTAGTAGTAAGCGGTGAGCCGACTGTTACTGAAATTATCGATGTATTGGAAGATACATTTAAGGATGCTGTTCAAATCACAGAAATTCCAGCTGCTAATGAGAAACAATGCGGCCAGGCTAAACTGCATGATCTTGAAGGAGCAAAGAAGTTGATAAACTTCTGGCTTAAGCAAAGTAAAGAAGATCTTCATCAAGTATTCGCTTAA
- the yidD gene encoding membrane protein insertion efficiency factor YidD, whose protein sequence is MIKKIFMGIIRFYQIVISPLTPPTCRFYPTCSHYGLEAINRFGPIKGSWLTIKRIVKCQPFHPGGFDPVPEKKEKRL, encoded by the coding sequence ATGATAAAAAAAATATTTATGGGTATTATTCGTTTTTACCAAATCGTGATATCCCCGCTTACACCGCCAACATGTCGTTTCTATCCAACCTGTTCACATTATGGGCTGGAAGCAATCAATCGTTTCGGTCCAATTAAAGGAAGTTGGCTGACGATTAAGCGTATTGTTAAATGTCAGCCTTTTCATCCTGGTGGTTTTGACCCTGTCCCAGAGAAAAAGGAAAAACGTTTATAA
- a CDS encoding metal ABC transporter solute-binding protein, Zn/Mn family: MHKRFLMIALLAFAVILAGCNKEGEKSSETADTIHVYTTVYPLADFTKKIGGKYVDVDTVYPPGTDEHSFEPSQKDIVSMADADLFFYIGYDLEGFVTKAKPILTNEGVKVLAIGESIDLEENHEAEDEGHEEHDGHNHGSVNPHLWLNPVYAKAMAEKVKEELVAEKPEQKEFFEAQYKQLASQFDQLDQDFAQTIDAASTKKLIVSHAAYGYWEERYGLEQISITGLTASADPSQKELEKIVKTAKENHLTYIIFEQNVSSKLTEIIQKEIGAKDLMLHNLSVLTENDVKNNEDYFSLMEQNLETLKTALY; the protein is encoded by the coding sequence ATGCACAAAAGATTTCTCATGATCGCTCTACTTGCTTTTGCGGTCATTTTAGCTGGTTGTAATAAAGAGGGAGAAAAAAGCAGCGAAACTGCGGATACCATTCATGTATATACAACGGTCTATCCACTAGCTGATTTCACGAAGAAAATTGGTGGTAAGTACGTGGATGTTGATACGGTTTATCCACCTGGCACTGATGAACATTCTTTTGAGCCCTCGCAAAAAGATATTGTGAGCATGGCTGATGCCGATTTATTTTTCTATATTGGTTATGACCTTGAGGGGTTTGTTACCAAAGCAAAGCCAATCTTAACAAACGAGGGTGTTAAGGTCCTTGCCATTGGAGAATCAATCGACCTCGAAGAAAATCACGAAGCAGAGGATGAAGGCCACGAAGAACATGATGGACATAATCACGGAAGTGTTAATCCACACCTTTGGTTGAATCCAGTCTATGCAAAAGCAATGGCTGAAAAAGTTAAAGAGGAACTCGTTGCGGAAAAACCGGAACAAAAAGAATTTTTTGAAGCTCAATATAAACAGTTAGCTTCTCAGTTTGACCAGTTAGATCAAGATTTTGCTCAAACCATTGACGCAGCCTCAACCAAAAAACTAATCGTGTCACATGCTGCATATGGGTATTGGGAGGAACGCTACGGTCTAGAACAAATTAGTATAACTGGTCTGACTGCTTCAGCTGATCCTTCTCAAAAAGAACTTGAGAAAATTGTTAAAACGGCTAAAGAGAATCATCTAACCTATATTATATTTGAACAGAATGTCAGCTCCAAACTAACCGAAATTATCCAGAAGGAGATTGGAGCAAAAGATCTGATGCTTCATAACTTATCGGTTCTTACTGAAAATGATGTAAAAAATAATGAAGATTATTTCAGCTTAATGGAACAAAACCTTGAAACCTTAAAAACAGCCTTATATTAA
- a CDS encoding DUF1540 domain-containing protein, whose translation MPHGVKCSVDSCHFWRNGNRCSADHINVVSYTEERARTSEEVACKTFRPSEDL comes from the coding sequence ATGCCACATGGTGTAAAGTGTTCGGTTGACAGCTGTCATTTTTGGCGGAACGGAAATCGCTGCTCCGCTGACCATATTAATGTAGTGAGTTACACAGAAGAACGAGCCCGTACCAGCGAAGAAGTGGCCTGCAAAACATTCCGGCCAAGTGAAGATCTTTAA
- the menC gene encoding o-succinylbenzoate synthase — MKIHSVTLSIISAPLKSPFTTHLETVTIREVIVIKVMDQDGNIGYGEAVPFSSPWYTEETVQTCKHMLEDFLIPRLLNIPIHHPSELEVLWSGIRRNTMAKAGLEQALWDLYAKQQGVYLGKLFGGVRQEVAAGVVIAAPDIQTALQQIEDVKSEGYERYKVKIHRNTDIALLSEIRNVYPDISLMADANSAYTLDDVEHLKKLDTFDLMMIEQPLGNDDIVEHSLLQQKLTTPICLDESICSFHDAKSALLLGSCGIINIKMSRVGGWNQAVKIHNLCLQEQIPVWCGGMIEFGISRAHNLALASLPGFTIPGDLAPSSRYWSEDIIEPEVMVNNGKITIPTTPGMGFAVDEERVTSMSIYNHAFTR, encoded by the coding sequence ATGAAAATACATTCGGTAACTCTATCTATTATTTCCGCTCCACTAAAATCACCGTTTACGACTCATTTAGAAACTGTCACTATAAGAGAAGTTATTGTTATTAAAGTCATGGATCAAGATGGAAACATTGGTTACGGGGAAGCGGTGCCTTTTTCAAGCCCTTGGTATACAGAGGAAACGGTTCAAACCTGTAAACACATGCTCGAAGATTTCTTGATTCCACGTTTATTAAATATACCGATTCATCATCCCTCCGAACTCGAGGTTCTGTGGAGTGGAATTAGGCGGAATACTATGGCTAAGGCTGGACTCGAACAAGCATTATGGGATTTATACGCGAAACAACAAGGAGTTTATCTCGGTAAACTATTTGGAGGAGTAAGGCAAGAAGTTGCAGCGGGTGTTGTCATTGCGGCACCAGATATTCAAACAGCTCTTCAGCAAATTGAGGACGTGAAGTCTGAAGGATATGAGAGATATAAAGTGAAGATTCATCGAAATACCGATATTGCCCTTTTATCGGAAATAAGAAATGTCTACCCGGATATCAGCTTAATGGCAGATGCTAATTCGGCATATACACTCGATGATGTTGAGCATTTGAAGAAGTTAGATACGTTTGATCTCATGATGATTGAACAGCCATTAGGAAATGACGATATTGTGGAACATTCACTATTGCAACAAAAGCTTACTACACCGATTTGTTTGGATGAGAGTATTTGTTCATTCCATGATGCGAAAAGTGCGTTACTGCTTGGAAGCTGTGGAATCATAAATATTAAAATGTCCCGCGTAGGTGGGTGGAATCAAGCGGTTAAAATTCATAATCTTTGTCTTCAAGAACAAATACCCGTATGGTGTGGTGGAATGATTGAGTTTGGTATTTCCCGAGCTCATAATCTGGCACTGGCATCACTACCTGGTTTTACCATACCAGGTGATTTAGCACCATCGTCGAGGTACTGGTCAGAAGATATTATTGAGCCGGAAGTCATGGTGAACAACGGGAAGATAACCATACCAACAACCCCAGGCATGGGTTTTGCAGTGGATGAGGAGCGTGTAACCAGCATGTCCATTTATAACCATGCGTTTACACGATAA
- a CDS encoding o-succinylbenzoate--CoA ligase has protein sequence MTAKVEKMPNWLKKRAQLTPNRPAIEYKEKVYTFLELDRLAESTARKAAALGLQQGDTCAVLIRNDSRSVALIHGLFYLGVRIVMLNHRLTANELTWQVKDSQADQLIFDDVFSEKGNQVQSQLPLLKIVSIEVVQQVTEDNQARIVSEFVMDETATIMYTSGTTGNPKGVIQTFGNHWWSAIGSVLNLGLTEKDCWYCGVPIFHISGLSILMRNMIYGMKVVLAEKFSAIEANKMIQEKGITIISVVTTMLNRMIQDLGDEGYPESFRCMLLGGGPAPKYLLEECKAKQIPVYQTYGMTETASQIVTLSPEDSLEKLGSAGKALFPSQLRIEIDGHEAGPNEHGEIVVSGPNVTSGYLNQKVVTEKAIKDGWLYTGDIGYLDSEGFLFVMDRRSDLLISGGENVYPAEIEAVISKHPAVFESGVTSIEDEKWGQVPIAFVVTNKNQVVTEEELLRYVKENLAAYKVPKHIYFCEELPRNAANKLLRRKLKELGCRS, from the coding sequence ATGACTGCAAAAGTTGAAAAAATGCCGAATTGGCTGAAGAAACGTGCTCAGTTGACCCCAAATCGACCTGCTATAGAGTATAAAGAAAAAGTTTATACCTTTCTAGAACTAGACAGATTAGCAGAAAGCACAGCAAGGAAAGCGGCTGCGTTAGGTTTACAGCAGGGGGATACATGTGCCGTTTTGATACGAAATGATAGTAGAAGTGTGGCATTAATTCACGGGCTTTTTTATTTAGGTGTACGTATTGTTATGCTGAATCATCGTCTAACTGCAAACGAACTGACTTGGCAGGTGAAGGATAGTCAAGCAGACCAGCTTATTTTTGATGATGTCTTTAGTGAAAAGGGGAATCAAGTCCAAAGTCAGCTTCCATTACTTAAAATAGTGAGTATAGAGGTTGTTCAGCAAGTGACTGAAGATAACCAAGCCCGGATTGTCAGTGAGTTTGTTATGGATGAAACGGCAACCATTATGTATACCTCAGGGACTACAGGAAACCCAAAAGGCGTTATCCAGACTTTCGGCAATCATTGGTGGAGTGCCATTGGTTCTGTGTTGAATTTGGGACTAACTGAAAAAGATTGCTGGTATTGTGGAGTTCCCATTTTTCATATAAGCGGTCTTTCCATCTTGATGCGAAATATGATATACGGGATGAAGGTTGTTCTAGCCGAGAAATTCAGTGCCATTGAAGCAAATAAAATGATTCAAGAAAAGGGAATTACCATTATTTCTGTAGTTACTACGATGCTGAACCGGATGATACAGGATCTTGGCGATGAAGGTTATCCGGAGTCGTTCCGTTGTATGCTTCTTGGTGGAGGTCCTGCTCCAAAGTACTTATTGGAAGAATGTAAGGCTAAACAGATTCCTGTGTATCAAACCTACGGAATGACGGAAACAGCTTCGCAAATTGTGACGCTGTCTCCTGAAGATAGCTTGGAGAAGCTTGGTTCAGCTGGAAAGGCTTTATTCCCTTCCCAACTTCGAATTGAGATTGATGGGCACGAAGCAGGTCCAAATGAACATGGTGAAATTGTGGTTTCAGGTCCAAATGTGACATCTGGCTATTTGAATCAAAAGGTAGTGACAGAGAAAGCAATTAAGGATGGATGGTTATACACAGGTGATATTGGTTATCTCGATAGCGAAGGTTTTCTCTTTGTTATGGACCGACGTAGTGATTTGTTGATATCGGGCGGTGAGAATGTCTATCCAGCTGAGATAGAAGCAGTGATTAGTAAACATCCTGCTGTGTTTGAGTCTGGTGTAACCTCTATAGAGGATGAAAAATGGGGACAGGTTCCGATTGCGTTTGTTGTTACCAATAAGAATCAAGTGGTTACGGAAGAAGAATTACTTAGGTATGTAAAAGAGAATCTAGCTGCATATAAAGTGCCTAAACACATTTACTTTTGCGAAGAACTTCCTCGAAATGCTGCTAATAAGCTGCTGAGAAGAAAACTAAAAGAACTAGGATGCCGCTCATGA
- the menB gene encoding 1,4-dihydroxy-2-naphthoyl-CoA synthase encodes MTIEWVTKREYEDILYTAYNGIAKISINRPHVHNAFRPKTTTELIDAFSRARDDSEIGAIILTGEGGKAFCSGGDQKVRGNGGYVGEDNIPRLNVLDLQRLIRVIPKPVVAMVAGYAIGGGHVLHIVCDLTIAADNAVFGQTGPKVGSFDGGYGAGYLARIVGHKKAREIWYLCRQYNAQEALDMGLVNTVVPLEQLEEETVQWCKEMLRNSPMALRFLKASFNADSDGLAGIQQLAGDATLLYYTTEEAKEGRDAFKEKRDPDFGQFPRFP; translated from the coding sequence ATGACAATCGAGTGGGTAACTAAACGAGAATATGAAGATATTCTATACACAGCTTATAATGGCATTGCAAAGATTTCTATTAATCGTCCTCACGTACATAATGCATTTCGTCCGAAAACGACAACTGAATTAATTGATGCATTTTCACGTGCACGTGATGATTCTGAAATTGGTGCGATTATACTAACTGGTGAAGGTGGAAAAGCGTTCTGTTCAGGCGGAGACCAAAAAGTTCGTGGTAATGGCGGGTATGTTGGCGAGGATAATATACCGCGCCTAAACGTCTTAGATCTACAACGCTTAATCCGTGTCATTCCTAAACCGGTAGTAGCTATGGTAGCCGGTTATGCCATTGGAGGAGGACATGTACTTCATATCGTTTGTGATTTAACGATTGCAGCTGATAATGCTGTATTCGGTCAAACGGGTCCTAAGGTAGGAAGCTTTGATGGTGGATATGGTGCAGGTTATTTAGCCCGTATCGTCGGCCATAAAAAAGCACGCGAAATTTGGTATTTATGTCGTCAATATAATGCACAAGAAGCATTAGATATGGGACTAGTTAACACGGTTGTACCATTAGAACAGCTTGAAGAAGAAACCGTTCAATGGTGTAAAGAAATGCTTCGAAATAGTCCAATGGCTTTACGTTTCTTAAAAGCATCTTTCAATGCTGATTCAGATGGACTTGCAGGTATTCAGCAATTAGCTGGAGATGCAACCCTTTTATATTACACAACAGAAGAAGCAAAAGAAGGACGCGATGCGTTTAAAGAAAAACGTGATCCAGACTTTGGTCAATTCCCGCGTTTCCCATAA
- the menH gene encoding 2-succinyl-6-hydroxy-2,4-cyclohexadiene-1-carboxylate synthase, producing the protein MNFVVNGVEYHIETAGVSGGKQLLLLHGFTGDLHTWDFLIPILSEHVQLIMIDIVGHGKTSAPKDISPYKMESAAADIKAIVDHLDISKIHVLGYSMGGRLALNFAVLYPECIQSLILESASPGLEDVEARKKRMNQDHQLAYNILESGIESFVNMWENIPLFASQKRLPAEKQAVIRKQRLDNHETGLANSLIGMGTGAQPSRWESLDTLSFPTLLLTGELDVKFCEMAEKMSRLIKNCDWKIINDVGHAIHSENEKMFGKIVYEFLAKQ; encoded by the coding sequence ATGAATTTTGTCGTAAATGGTGTAGAATATCATATAGAAACAGCAGGTGTATCTGGTGGAAAACAGCTTCTATTGCTGCACGGATTCACAGGAGATCTCCATACTTGGGACTTTCTTATCCCAATACTTAGCGAACATGTTCAATTAATCATGATTGATATCGTTGGTCATGGGAAAACAAGTGCTCCCAAAGACATTTCTCCTTATAAAATGGAATCAGCTGCTGCAGATATAAAAGCGATAGTCGATCACTTGGACATTAGTAAAATCCATGTATTAGGTTATTCTATGGGTGGAAGGCTGGCACTGAACTTTGCCGTTCTTTACCCTGAATGCATCCAGTCATTAATTCTTGAAAGTGCTTCGCCAGGACTTGAAGACGTCGAGGCTAGAAAGAAAAGAATGAATCAGGACCACCAACTTGCGTACAACATACTAGAAAGTGGGATCGAATCATTTGTGAATATGTGGGAGAACATTCCTTTGTTTGCTTCACAAAAAAGACTCCCTGCCGAAAAGCAGGCGGTAATCCGTAAACAAAGACTGGATAATCATGAAACGGGACTAGCCAACAGTTTAATCGGAATGGGTACGGGCGCTCAGCCTTCGCGTTGGGAGAGTCTTGACACGCTGTCTTTTCCAACGCTGTTGTTGACCGGGGAGCTTGATGTTAAGTTCTGTGAAATGGCAGAGAAGATGAGCAGGCTTATCAAAAATTGCGATTGGAAAATAATTAATGATGTTGGGCATGCTATTCACTCGGAGAATGAGAAAATGTTTGGTAAAATAGTATATGAGTTTTTAGCTAAACAATAA